The Methylomicrobium agile genome has a segment encoding these proteins:
- a CDS encoding chemotaxis protein CheW yields MLSEVERFETFSPYIRSVAQCKEILRELNGTWGLISSIAEISCPKEAASILPAMEATKQGFGDLEKKLTHQLVSEEINKTCLELNSKAQVSIDILVRNLYERTADIGFLATNADICDFVLNAVKSEDADTGSINRLLDEYGSKYTVYDDIIVLDTQGRILARLDREATPVEQAVSDPIIHRTLNSTEDYVETFGKTVLRPDTDRALIYSKRIADPADGAVLGILCLSFRFDNEMEGIFRSLQKKGDKAVILLLNADAKVIATSDFDHVPIGRRLEAVPEGREFGITDFAGREYLSVTHRGRPYQGYAGQEWYGHAMIPLQSAFGASAADKEINAEILRHGDALSTELSSLIAGAAEGINQFLHRVIWNGQIMAANEHGHLLSLKAILRQIRSMGARTAQALADSSSKLHITMITAELRNAESIARLMIDIMDRNLYERSNDCRWWALTSEIRRLLSEGRLGDKDKRKMTDILIYINKLYTVYTRLFIYDIKGVIVAESNLHHDPVEAVDRPVNAAYAQETFYLRSPQEYRVSPFEETWLYGDEPTYVYNAAIRHFDDPNKVVGGIGIVFDSAREFRQMLEDCLPEKAGVFGLFVERPGGRIIASTGASPYQNGETLEILQEFSELQTGSGKSRIVLHDKTYYAVGCYSSRGYREFKTTGDYRNDVAAFVFIPIGEEKAEAAVTDQREVITYPQEPVIGETVDLATFYIGSKVYAFRAADVLEAVEAARINRLPGVESYIVGSILYYDNRGEEGSDRFPIIVVDGKILTGTPPVDPENPENIKGIIVVVRTATGVIGLLVDDIDAIPTFEKRQIQPVDELLRGDGGYVKSLVNLCDHNASGQMLVVLDQNLILSSVRKR; encoded by the coding sequence ATGCTGTCAGAGGTTGAGCGTTTCGAAACATTTTCTCCTTATATCCGGAGTGTGGCCCAATGCAAGGAAATCCTCCGGGAACTGAACGGCACCTGGGGGCTGATTTCGTCGATCGCCGAAATCAGCTGTCCCAAAGAAGCCGCCTCCATCCTGCCCGCGATGGAGGCGACCAAGCAGGGTTTCGGCGATCTGGAAAAAAAGCTGACTCATCAGCTGGTTTCCGAGGAAATCAACAAGACCTGCCTCGAACTCAATTCCAAGGCGCAAGTCTCGATCGACATTCTGGTGCGGAACCTGTACGAGCGCACCGCGGACATCGGTTTCCTGGCCACCAATGCCGATATCTGCGATTTCGTGCTGAACGCCGTCAAAAGCGAAGATGCCGACACCGGCTCGATCAACCGCTTGCTGGACGAATACGGTTCGAAATATACCGTTTACGACGACATCATCGTCCTGGATACGCAGGGCCGCATTCTGGCCAGGCTGGACCGCGAAGCGACCCCCGTCGAGCAGGCCGTTTCCGACCCGATCATCCACCGAACGCTGAATTCGACCGAAGACTATGTTGAAACTTTCGGAAAGACCGTCCTGCGTCCCGACACGGACCGCGCGCTGATTTATTCGAAACGCATCGCCGACCCGGCCGACGGCGCCGTGCTCGGCATCTTGTGCCTGTCGTTCCGCTTCGATAACGAGATGGAAGGCATTTTTCGCAGCCTGCAGAAAAAAGGCGACAAGGCGGTCATTTTACTGCTGAACGCCGACGCCAAAGTCATCGCCACCAGCGATTTCGACCATGTGCCGATCGGCCGCCGCCTCGAAGCCGTGCCGGAAGGCCGCGAGTTCGGCATCACCGACTTCGCCGGGCGGGAATACCTGTCGGTGACGCACCGGGGCCGTCCCTACCAGGGTTATGCCGGCCAGGAATGGTACGGGCACGCCATGATTCCGCTGCAATCGGCCTTCGGCGCATCCGCGGCCGACAAGGAAATCAACGCGGAAATCCTCCGCCACGGCGACGCCCTGTCCACCGAACTGTCCAGCCTGATCGCGGGCGCCGCCGAAGGCATCAACCAGTTCCTGCACCGCGTCATCTGGAACGGCCAGATCATGGCCGCCAACGAACATGGCCATCTTCTGTCGCTGAAGGCGATCCTGCGCCAGATCCGTTCGATGGGCGCCCGCACGGCCCAGGCGCTGGCCGATTCGAGCAGCAAGCTGCACATCACGATGATTACCGCCGAACTGCGCAATGCCGAATCCATCGCAAGGCTGATGATCGACATCATGGATAGGAACCTTTACGAACGCAGCAACGACTGCCGCTGGTGGGCCCTGACTTCGGAAATCCGCCGCCTGCTGTCCGAAGGCCGCCTAGGCGACAAAGACAAGCGGAAAATGACCGACATTCTGATTTACATCAACAAACTGTACACGGTCTATACACGCCTTTTCATCTACGACATCAAGGGGGTGATCGTCGCCGAATCCAATCTCCATCACGATCCCGTGGAGGCGGTAGACAGGCCCGTCAATGCCGCCTATGCGCAAGAGACGTTTTATTTGCGCTCGCCGCAGGAATACCGGGTATCGCCGTTCGAAGAGACCTGGCTGTACGGCGACGAACCGACTTATGTGTATAACGCGGCCATCCGCCATTTCGACGATCCGAACAAGGTCGTCGGCGGTATCGGGATCGTTTTCGATTCGGCCCGCGAATTCAGGCAGATGCTGGAAGACTGCCTGCCCGAAAAAGCCGGCGTTTTCGGTTTGTTCGTGGAGCGGCCCGGCGGACGCATTATCGCCTCGACCGGAGCGTCTCCCTACCAAAACGGCGAAACGCTCGAAATCCTCCAGGAGTTTTCCGAACTGCAAACGGGCTCCGGCAAGTCCAGAATCGTGCTTCACGACAAAACCTACTATGCCGTCGGCTGTTACTCGTCGCGCGGCTACCGCGAATTCAAAACCACGGGGGACTACCGAAACGATGTGGCCGCCTTCGTCTTCATCCCCATCGGCGAAGAAAAAGCCGAAGCGGCCGTTACCGATCAGCGCGAAGTCATTACCTACCCGCAAGAGCCGGTCATCGGCGAAACCGTGGATCTGGCGACGTTTTACATCGGGAGCAAGGTCTATGCCTTTCGTGCCGCCGATGTGCTGGAAGCCGTCGAAGCCGCGCGGATCAATCGGCTGCCCGGCGTAGAATCCTATATCGTCGGCAGCATCCTGTATTACGACAACCGGGGGGAGGAAGGCAGCGACAGATTCCCGATCATCGTGGTGGACGGCAAAATTCTGACCGGGACGCCGCCGGTCGATCCGGAAAATCCGGAAAACATCAAAGGCATCATCGTCGTGGTCCGGACCGCAACCGGCGTCATCGGCCTATTGGTCGACGATATCGATGCGATCCCCACCTTTGAAAAGCGGCAAATCCAGCCTGTCGACGAACTATTGCGCGGCGACGGCGGCTACGTAAAGTCGCTGGTCAACCTCTGCGACCACAACGCGTCCGGGCAAATGCTGGTCGTCCTGGATCAAAACCTGATTCTGTCCTCGGTTCGGAAACGGTAG
- a CDS encoding IS5 family transposase yields MKQLGLSAPLFVKKPKQTRRQQFLQEMEQVVPWSLWASRIAPHYPTAGRGRRPFPLATMLRIHLMQQWFGYSDPAMEEVLHDMPLLREFAGLDAGEDALPDETTILKFRHLLERHQLAQTLFDETAALLAEKGLLLRQGTIVDATLIAAPPSTKNRARKRDAEMSSTKKGNNYHFGMKAHIGVDAESGLVHTVEMTTAKVADGVMTEALLHGEERVVLGDRAYTRKDRNLAADRLEGEPVWAFPFKRGKGEELPVEQALHNHMLAPLRAMVEHPFRIVKRQFGYTKVRYRGLFKNAQQLYLLFALGNLYHVRQALQPT; encoded by the coding sequence ATGAAGCAACTCGGACTCAGTGCCCCGCTGTTCGTGAAGAAACCGAAACAGACTCGGCGGCAGCAATTTCTCCAAGAGATGGAGCAGGTAGTGCCTTGGAGTTTGTGGGCGAGCCGGATAGCGCCGCACTACCCGACAGCGGGCCGAGGCCGCCGCCCCTTTCCCTTGGCGACGATGTTGCGCATTCACCTGATGCAGCAGTGGTTCGGCTATTCCGATCCGGCGATGGAGGAAGTATTGCACGACATGCCGCTGCTGCGCGAGTTTGCCGGGCTCGATGCGGGCGAGGACGCCCTGCCGGATGAAACCACGATCCTCAAGTTCCGGCATCTGCTGGAACGCCATCAGTTAGCACAAACCCTATTTGATGAAACGGCGGCGCTGTTGGCCGAAAAAGGCCTGTTGCTACGGCAAGGCACGATCGTCGATGCGACATTAATCGCTGCCCCGCCGTCCACCAAGAACCGGGCGCGCAAACGGGATGCCGAGATGAGTTCGACCAAGAAAGGGAACAATTACCACTTTGGGATGAAGGCGCACATTGGGGTCGATGCCGAGTCGGGGTTGGTGCATACTGTGGAGATGACCACCGCCAAGGTGGCGGATGGGGTCATGACGGAGGCGTTGCTGCACGGCGAGGAACGGGTCGTGCTGGGCGATCGGGCCTATACCCGCAAGGACCGGAATCTAGCGGCGGATCGCCTGGAAGGCGAGCCGGTTTGGGCCTTTCCGTTCAAGCGGGGGAAGGGTGAAGAGTTGCCGGTAGAGCAAGCCCTTCACAACCACATGCTGGCGCCGTTACGCGCCATGGTCGAACATCCGTTCCGGATCGTCAAGCGCCAGTTCGGCTATACCAAAGTGCGTTACCGGGGGCTGTTCAAGAATGCCCAACAACTCTACTTGCTGTTTGCCCTGGGCAATCTTTATCACGTTCGGCAGGCGCTGCAGCCGACCTAG
- a CDS encoding endonuclease domain-containing protein: MTDAEKILWSRVRRKQISGVQFYRQKPIGGYIVDFYAPQAKLVIELDGGQHFEPEQQYYDQQRTLYLQNQGLAVLRFTNVEVLKNIEGVMEVVFREVLKGVGHF; this comes from the coding sequence ATGACCGATGCCGAGAAAATACTGTGGTCGCGCGTACGGCGCAAACAAATTTCGGGCGTGCAGTTTTATCGGCAGAAGCCGATAGGCGGTTACATTGTGGATTTTTACGCTCCCCAAGCGAAATTGGTGATCGAGTTGGACGGCGGGCAGCATTTTGAACCGGAGCAACAGTATTATGATCAGCAGCGGACGCTGTATCTGCAGAACCAGGGATTGGCGGTGCTGCGGTTTACGAACGTTGAGGTGCTAAAAAATATTGAAGGGGTGATGGAGGTTGTTTTTCGGGAAGTTCTGAAGGGGGTAGGGCATTTTTAA
- a CDS encoding toxic anion resistance protein, translating into MNNPQASAANESTSGTSGSAAFDEIVPGVTAEPAPLAKAPPEKRQRVRQLLNEIEVGNTNSILFFGSKAQEQLTTISDRMLDGVRNKDTGPAGEDLNEMVAALRGFEVDNLDPNKKQGIFDKLLGRAKPVVKFLQQYEEVRKQIDRITDRLERHKTALLTDIVSLDKLYRANLDYFNTLEDYIAAGEEKLRQLDEGVIPEQAKKAESSEQVIAAQALRDLRAARDDLERRVHDLRLTRQVAMQSLPGIRLVQENDKGLVNKINSTIVNTVPLWRQQLATAVTLYRSAEAAETVKAAADLTNELLAANAESLKQANAETRRQLERGVFDIETVRKANQALIATIEESLQIADQGKKMRREAVAQLEQCEADLRKTLAAASAGEDG; encoded by the coding sequence ATGAATAACCCCCAGGCTTCCGCGGCAAACGAATCAACAAGCGGCACCTCCGGAAGCGCCGCGTTCGACGAAATCGTGCCCGGCGTGACGGCCGAACCGGCGCCGCTTGCAAAGGCGCCGCCGGAGAAGCGGCAGCGCGTCAGGCAGTTGTTGAACGAAATCGAGGTCGGCAATACGAATTCGATCCTTTTCTTCGGCAGCAAGGCGCAGGAACAGTTGACGACGATTTCCGACCGGATGCTGGACGGCGTCAGGAACAAGGACACCGGGCCGGCCGGCGAAGACCTGAACGAAATGGTCGCGGCGCTGCGCGGCTTCGAGGTCGACAATCTGGACCCGAACAAGAAACAGGGAATTTTCGACAAGCTGCTGGGCCGGGCCAAACCGGTCGTCAAATTCCTGCAGCAATACGAAGAAGTGCGCAAGCAGATCGACAGGATCACCGACCGGCTGGAGCGGCACAAAACCGCCTTGCTGACCGACATCGTTTCGCTGGACAAACTCTATCGGGCCAATCTGGACTACTTTAACACGCTGGAGGATTACATTGCCGCCGGCGAAGAAAAACTGCGCCAGCTGGACGAGGGCGTGATTCCGGAACAGGCCAAAAAAGCCGAAAGCAGCGAACAGGTGATCGCCGCCCAAGCCCTGCGCGACCTGCGCGCGGCCCGCGACGATCTGGAGCGGCGCGTGCACGACCTGCGCCTGACCCGGCAGGTCGCGATGCAAAGTCTGCCCGGCATCCGCCTGGTGCAGGAAAACGACAAGGGCCTGGTCAACAAGATCAATTCGACGATCGTGAATACGGTGCCGCTCTGGCGCCAGCAACTGGCGACCGCGGTGACCCTCTACCGTTCCGCCGAGGCGGCCGAAACGGTCAAGGCCGCGGCCGACCTGACCAACGAACTGCTGGCCGCGAACGCCGAAAGCCTGAAGCAGGCGAACGCCGAAACCCGCAGGCAGCTGGAACGCGGCGTGTTCGATATCGAAACGGTCAGGAAAGCCAATCAGGCGCTGATCGCGACGATCGAGGAAAGCCTGCAGATCGCGGACCAGGGCAAAAAAATGCGCCGCGAAGCGGTCGCGCAGTTGGAGCAGTGCGAAGCCGACCTGCGCAAGACGCTGGCCGCGGCGTCGGCCGGGGAAGACGGTTAA
- a CDS encoding 5-bromo-4-chloroindolyl phosphate hydrolysis family protein, with protein MNPSGKTRRFIEDLLQRYSPRGLLLYFLPMALIPATFIALAKGHVLNVLIDAAGFALYMLAAVCLRQGLQAEYVYHKSRIAGPPNPPLKTIAAAIAALATGMVAWLGAGHSLPAGMLFASGAFLGMYLRYGFDPRVEKRKITAAYGYSGDEIRQALEDSSRVIRGIEQANARIRNAELNRRIERICDIADDILADIAADPRNFRRARKFLNVYLEGARQVSEGYAETHRQTSSEALEQNFRNVLETIESTFQEQHQKLMEEDAFDLDVKIEVLNTQMKREGIR; from the coding sequence ATGAATCCCTCCGGCAAAACCCGGCGCTTTATCGAGGATCTGCTGCAGCGTTATTCTCCGCGCGGCTTGCTGCTCTATTTTCTGCCGATGGCATTGATTCCGGCGACGTTTATCGCGTTGGCAAAAGGCCATGTGCTGAATGTTTTAATCGATGCGGCCGGTTTCGCGTTGTATATGCTGGCTGCCGTGTGTTTGCGCCAAGGACTGCAGGCGGAATATGTTTACCATAAAAGCCGTATCGCCGGCCCGCCCAATCCGCCGTTGAAAACGATCGCCGCAGCGATTGCGGCGCTGGCGACCGGCATGGTCGCCTGGTTGGGCGCGGGACATTCGCTGCCGGCGGGGATGCTGTTCGCCAGCGGCGCGTTTCTGGGCATGTATTTGCGTTACGGCTTCGACCCGCGCGTGGAAAAGCGGAAAATCACGGCGGCCTACGGCTATTCCGGGGATGAAATCCGGCAGGCACTCGAAGACTCGTCGCGCGTCATCCGCGGTATCGAGCAGGCCAACGCCCGGATACGCAATGCCGAATTGAACCGGCGGATCGAACGGATCTGCGATATCGCCGATGATATTCTGGCGGATATCGCGGCCGACCCGCGCAATTTCCGAAGGGCGCGGAAATTTCTGAACGTCTACCTCGAAGGCGCCCGCCAAGTGAGCGAAGGTTATGCGGAAACCCACCGGCAGACCTCATCCGAAGCACTGGAACAGAATTTCCGCAACGTGCTGGAAACCATCGAATCGACCTTTCAGGAGCAGCATCAAAAACTGATGGAAGAAGACGCGTTCGATTTGGACGTCAAAATCGAAGTCTTGAATACGCAGATGAAACGGGAAGGGATCCGCTAA